A section of the Arabiibacter massiliensis genome encodes:
- a CDS encoding aminopeptidase P family protein, translating to MFEERLETVMDNLAARGLSQMLVCDPRSIQYLVGAYVEPGERFLGLVLRAGEQPTLVLNELFAVPADLLCRVASYRDGGDPLALVADALDAAAALGCDKNLAARFLLPLMERDAASGFQLASEAVDDARAHKDDAERAAMRAASATNDAAMARFRELVREGVTEAEVAGQLEGIYRELGAQGHSFSPIVSFGANAADPHHEPDGTRLAPGDVVLFDVGCRQDEYCADMTRTFVFGEPTERQREVHDAVRRANEAARALVAPGVRFCDLDRAAREVIEEAGYGAYFTHRLGHQIGLDVHEPGDVSAVHDAPVEPGMCFSIEPGIYLPGEFGVRIEDLVLVTEDGCEVLNSYPREIEVLA from the coding sequence ATGTTCGAAGAGCGTCTTGAAACCGTCATGGACAACCTGGCCGCGCGAGGGCTCTCGCAGATGCTCGTGTGCGACCCGCGCTCCATCCAGTACCTCGTCGGCGCTTACGTGGAACCGGGCGAGCGCTTCCTGGGCCTGGTGCTTCGCGCGGGCGAGCAGCCGACGCTCGTGCTGAACGAGCTGTTCGCGGTGCCGGCCGACCTGCTCTGCCGCGTTGCGTCGTACCGGGACGGCGGCGACCCCCTGGCGCTCGTCGCCGACGCGCTCGATGCCGCTGCGGCGCTCGGCTGCGACAAGAACCTGGCCGCGCGCTTTCTGCTGCCGCTCATGGAGCGCGACGCGGCGAGCGGCTTCCAGCTGGCGTCCGAGGCCGTCGACGACGCGCGCGCCCACAAGGACGACGCCGAGCGCGCCGCCATGCGCGCCGCCTCGGCCACGAACGACGCGGCTATGGCGCGCTTCCGCGAGCTGGTGCGCGAGGGCGTGACCGAGGCCGAGGTGGCCGGCCAGCTGGAGGGCATCTACCGCGAGCTGGGCGCGCAGGGGCATTCGTTCTCCCCCATCGTGAGCTTCGGGGCGAACGCGGCCGACCCGCACCACGAGCCCGACGGCACGCGCCTGGCCCCCGGCGACGTGGTGCTGTTCGACGTGGGCTGCCGCCAGGACGAATACTGCGCCGACATGACGCGCACCTTCGTCTTCGGCGAGCCCACCGAGCGCCAGCGCGAGGTGCACGACGCGGTGCGGCGCGCCAACGAGGCGGCCCGAGCGCTGGTGGCCCCCGGCGTGCGCTTCTGCGACCTGGACCGCGCCGCGCGCGAGGTCATCGAAGAGGCCGGCTACGGCGCGTACTTCACGCACCGGCTGGGGCACCAGATAGGCCTGGACGTGCACGAGCCCGGCGACGTGTCCGCCGTGCACGACGCGCCGGTGGAACCCGGCATGTGCTTCTCCATCGAGCCCGGCATCTACCTCCCCGGCGAGTTCGGCGTCCGCATCGAGGATTTGGTGCTCGTCACCGAAGACGGCTGCGAAGTGCTCAACAGCTACCCCCGCGAGAT
- a CDS encoding ABC transporter permease: MTTDKQAGEHDDKKRPAAKSHAKKAAEPKAAAEPKKAEEKAEEKPAEEEPKPAPEKKEPKERHFVDAKTGKTIEHAKQGGTGAATKAVREEMHAERKGNALPFRIGAIVLWVLGIVAEVFAILTINGTLYLPKFPAMTWGIIFLVIDLIVVVIGSQLWKRANHINPASKENKLAYWVQTDLGIIVAVIAFAPVIILMLSNKNLDKKTKQVCSIVAGIALVVAVGSGIDYHPTTQEDKDAAEAGAAVLSDDGLAYWTPFGEVYHFNPDCQYIKNSGTIYSGTIQDALEAGRNRACSGCAVEDGTDVLANADPAAVEAAVENVVSVIEGGAGGEDGTEAEDQQEELPKAA; encoded by the coding sequence ATGACGACGGACAAGCAGGCTGGCGAGCACGACGACAAGAAGCGTCCGGCCGCGAAGAGCCACGCGAAGAAGGCCGCCGAGCCGAAGGCGGCCGCCGAGCCGAAGAAGGCCGAGGAGAAGGCCGAGGAGAAGCCGGCCGAAGAGGAGCCGAAGCCGGCTCCCGAGAAGAAGGAGCCGAAGGAGCGCCACTTCGTCGACGCGAAAACCGGCAAGACCATCGAACACGCGAAGCAGGGCGGCACGGGTGCGGCCACCAAGGCCGTGCGCGAGGAGATGCACGCGGAGCGCAAGGGCAACGCGCTGCCGTTCCGCATCGGGGCAATCGTGCTGTGGGTGCTGGGCATCGTGGCCGAGGTGTTCGCCATCCTCACCATCAACGGCACGCTGTATCTGCCGAAGTTCCCGGCGATGACCTGGGGCATCATCTTTCTGGTCATCGACTTGATCGTGGTCGTGATAGGCTCGCAGCTGTGGAAGCGCGCCAACCACATCAACCCGGCGTCCAAGGAGAACAAGCTGGCGTACTGGGTGCAGACCGACCTGGGCATCATCGTCGCGGTGATCGCGTTCGCGCCGGTGATCATCCTCATGCTGTCGAATAAGAACCTGGACAAGAAGACGAAGCAGGTATGCTCCATCGTGGCCGGCATCGCGCTGGTCGTGGCGGTGGGCAGCGGCATCGACTACCACCCCACCACGCAGGAGGACAAGGACGCGGCCGAGGCGGGCGCCGCGGTGCTCTCCGACGACGGCCTGGCGTACTGGACGCCGTTCGGCGAGGTGTACCACTTCAATCCCGATTGCCAGTACATCAAGAACTCCGGCACCATCTACTCGGGCACCATCCAGGACGCGCTTGAGGCCGGGCGCAACCGCGCCTGCTCCGGCTGCGCGGTTGAGGACGGCACCGACGTGCTGGCGAACGCCGACCCCGCCGCCGTGGAGGCTGCGGTCGAGAACGTGGTGAGCGTGATCGAAGGCGGCGCCGGCGGCGAGGACGGCACGGAGGCCGAGGACCAGCAGGAGGAGCTGCCCAAGGCTGCGTGA
- a CDS encoding homocitrate synthase codes for MDVQEIVSQLMKSAAEDPSQLKSFGVDPSAAIKNATGLDLNDEEIKDVVAAVEPMLEGEGLNMDKVMEVVGDFLSDGDILGKLGGLFGGK; via the coding sequence ATGGACGTGCAGGAGATCGTGAGCCAGCTCATGAAGTCGGCGGCGGAGGATCCGTCGCAGCTGAAGTCGTTCGGCGTGGATCCGAGCGCCGCCATCAAGAACGCCACGGGACTCGATCTGAACGACGAGGAGATCAAGGACGTGGTGGCCGCCGTCGAGCCCATGCTCGAGGGCGAGGGCCTCAACATGGACAAGGTCATGGAGGTCGTCGGCGACTTCTTGAGCGACGGCGACATCCTGGGCAAGCTGGGCGGCCTGTTCGGCGGCAAGTAG
- the tsaE gene encoding tRNA (adenosine(37)-N6)-threonylcarbamoyltransferase complex ATPase subunit type 1 TsaE, with translation MGTGLTYLRKTTSPEATKQLASTLAPYLRAGDVIVLSGDLGAGKTQFVQGVAAGLGVRAPVTSPTFNILLSYPEGTLPLHHFDLYRLDDIDELEDIGFYETLDADGASFVEWGEKFPDALPYGYLDVVVTVDAEGNRVVRVHAFGDRARRLLTVWANDSKSRLMKCAGGTA, from the coding sequence ATGGGAACCGGACTGACATACCTGCGCAAGACCACCTCGCCCGAGGCGACCAAGCAGCTGGCGTCCACGCTCGCGCCTTACCTGCGCGCCGGCGACGTCATCGTGCTGTCGGGCGACCTCGGCGCGGGCAAGACGCAGTTCGTGCAGGGCGTGGCGGCCGGCCTCGGCGTGCGCGCCCCGGTGACGAGCCCCACGTTCAACATCCTGCTGAGCTATCCGGAGGGCACGCTGCCGCTGCACCATTTCGACCTGTACCGCCTCGACGACATCGACGAGCTCGAGGACATCGGCTTCTACGAGACGCTCGACGCCGACGGCGCGTCGTTCGTCGAGTGGGGCGAGAAGTTCCCCGACGCGCTGCCGTACGGCTATCTCGACGTGGTGGTCACCGTGGATGCCGAGGGCAACCGCGTCGTGCGGGTCCACGCCTTTGGCGACCGCGCGCGCCGGCTGCTCACGGTATGGGCGAACGACTCGAAGTCGCGGCTGATGAAATGCGCGGGAGGGACTGCGTGA
- the tsaD gene encoding tRNA (adenosine(37)-N6)-threonylcarbamoyltransferase complex transferase subunit TsaD, with the protein MSEFSPRPEGVPARARCVLAFDTANEVIAIGVGALHPDARTVEVLASVEAEARRASNTQLLPRIDAALAKLGVARADIACVVVGRGPGSFTGVRIAMATAKGVASALGVGLVGVSSLDAVAWGAQAAGERGPLAVVADAMRKEVYPVRYLLDEEGAERLEADRVLKAEAAAEELAADGIERRVAGDALRKYGELFAPCGGALAEELWTPTGRGLFLALQAAWRAGAADPLDAARHDPAFALPVYTRLSDAEENERIRLAKNDPKNLVTGVQDVSVRRDQRASMHDAAILNARPDADGVTYKPLDAAHAEAVAALEAQVMGSDAWSAALVADELPREDRTWWAAYDGGRLLGYAGGWIVDGQVQILKVGVDPAARRRGIARGLLARVAADARDLGASACTLEVRAGNAGARAFYQALGFRALGTRPRYYSDGEDALILEGPLPLAQHDVAGMGLKVGELCHPERAKRVEGSRAASAVTLSADAARDPSTPARASAQDDNLLRPLILAIESSCDETAAAIVDGEGNLVADVVASQVDFHARFGGVVPEIASRKHIEAICGVCDECFDVAATALGVPCLSWGDLDAVAVTYAPGLVGALVVGVAFAKGAAWAHGLPFIGVHHLEGHLYANKIGAPDFAPPAVVSLVSGGNTLLVHVRDWGDYETLGATIDDAVGEAFDKVAKALGLGYPGGPVISRHAKEGDPDAIAFPRAMMHSGDLRFSLSGLKTAVVTYLNNERAAGREVNVADVCASFQQAVVDVQVKKAQMALEQTGAPTFCLGGGVAANPVLRDAYRELCDRMGVRLVLPPLSACGDNAGMIALVALDRYRQGRFFGLDADAQAHANLDEPY; encoded by the coding sequence GTGAGCGAATTTTCCCCGCGCCCCGAGGGGGTGCCTGCCCGAGCACGTTGCGTGCTCGCTTTCGACACGGCCAACGAGGTGATCGCCATCGGCGTGGGCGCGCTCCATCCCGACGCGCGCACGGTGGAGGTGCTCGCGTCGGTGGAGGCCGAGGCGCGCCGCGCGTCGAACACCCAGCTCCTGCCGCGCATCGACGCGGCGCTCGCGAAACTCGGCGTCGCGCGCGCGGACATCGCATGCGTGGTCGTGGGGCGCGGGCCCGGGTCGTTCACGGGCGTGCGCATCGCCATGGCCACGGCGAAGGGCGTCGCCTCGGCGCTCGGCGTGGGGCTCGTGGGCGTGTCGTCGCTCGACGCCGTGGCGTGGGGCGCGCAGGCGGCGGGCGAGCGCGGGCCGCTGGCCGTGGTGGCCGACGCCATGCGCAAGGAAGTGTATCCCGTGCGCTACCTGCTGGACGAAGAGGGCGCCGAGCGGCTCGAGGCCGACCGGGTGCTCAAGGCCGAGGCGGCGGCGGAGGAGCTTGCGGCCGACGGGATCGAGCGCCGGGTGGCGGGCGACGCGCTGCGCAAGTACGGCGAGCTGTTCGCGCCGTGCGGCGGGGCGCTGGCCGAGGAGCTGTGGACGCCGACGGGGCGGGGGCTTTTTCTGGCGCTGCAGGCCGCGTGGCGCGCGGGCGCGGCCGACCCCCTCGACGCGGCGCGGCACGATCCCGCGTTCGCGCTGCCGGTGTACACGCGGCTTTCCGACGCCGAGGAGAACGAGCGCATCCGTCTGGCGAAGAACGATCCTAAGAACCTGGTCACGGGCGTGCAGGATGTGTCCGTGCGCCGCGACCAGCGCGCGAGCATGCACGACGCGGCCATCCTGAACGCGCGGCCCGATGCGGACGGCGTGACGTACAAGCCCCTCGACGCCGCGCATGCCGAGGCGGTGGCCGCGCTTGAGGCGCAGGTGATGGGTTCGGACGCGTGGAGCGCCGCGCTGGTGGCCGACGAGCTGCCGCGAGAGGACCGCACGTGGTGGGCCGCCTACGATGGCGGGCGGCTGCTCGGCTACGCCGGCGGGTGGATCGTCGACGGGCAGGTGCAGATCCTCAAGGTGGGGGTGGACCCGGCGGCGCGCCGGCGCGGCATCGCGCGCGGGCTGCTGGCCCGCGTGGCGGCCGACGCGCGCGATTTGGGCGCGTCGGCGTGCACGCTCGAGGTGCGCGCGGGCAACGCGGGCGCGCGGGCGTTCTACCAGGCACTCGGCTTCCGCGCGCTCGGCACGCGCCCGCGCTACTACTCGGACGGTGAGGACGCGCTCATCCTGGAGGGCCCACTGCCGCTCGCGCAGCACGACGTGGCCGGCATGGGGCTCAAAGTGGGCGAGCTTTGTCATCCTGAGCGAGCGAAGCGAGTCGAAGGATCCCGCGCGGCGTCAGCCGTGACGCTTTCCGCTGACGCCGCACGGGATCCTTCGACTCCGGCGCGCGCCTCCGCTCAGGATGACAATTTGCTTCGTCCCCTCATCCTGGCCATCGAGTCGTCCTGCGACGAGACGGCCGCTGCCATCGTGGACGGCGAGGGCAACCTGGTGGCCGACGTGGTGGCCTCGCAGGTGGACTTCCACGCGCGCTTCGGCGGCGTGGTGCCCGAGATAGCCAGCCGCAAGCACATCGAGGCCATCTGCGGCGTGTGCGACGAGTGCTTCGATGTGGCGGCGACTGCGCTCGGCGTGCCGTGTCTGAGCTGGGGAGACCTCGATGCCGTCGCGGTCACCTACGCGCCGGGACTCGTGGGCGCGCTCGTGGTGGGCGTGGCGTTCGCCAAGGGCGCGGCGTGGGCGCACGGCTTGCCCTTCATCGGCGTGCACCACCTGGAGGGGCACCTGTACGCCAACAAGATCGGCGCGCCCGACTTTGCGCCGCCGGCGGTGGTGTCGCTCGTGTCGGGCGGCAACACGCTGCTCGTGCACGTGCGCGATTGGGGCGACTACGAGACGCTCGGCGCCACCATCGACGACGCGGTGGGCGAGGCGTTCGACAAGGTGGCGAAGGCGCTCGGTCTGGGGTATCCCGGCGGCCCCGTCATCTCGCGCCACGCCAAGGAGGGCGACCCGGACGCCATCGCGTTCCCGCGCGCCATGATGCACTCGGGCGATCTGCGCTTCTCGCTCTCGGGCCTGAAGACGGCCGTGGTCACCTACCTCAACAACGAGCGCGCCGCCGGCCGCGAGGTGAACGTGGCCGACGTGTGCGCGAGCTTCCAGCAGGCCGTCGTCGACGTGCAGGTGAAGAAGGCGCAGATGGCGCTCGAGCAGACCGGCGCGCCCACGTTCTGCCTCGGCGGCGGCGTGGCGGCGAACCCCGTGCTGCGCGACGCGTACCGCGAGCTCTGCGACCGCATGGGCGTGCGCCTCGTGCTGCCTCCCTTGAGCGCCTGCGGCGACAACGCCGGCATGATCGCCCTCGTGGCCCTCGACCGCTACCGCCAAGGCCGCTTCTTCGGCCTCGACGCCGATGCCCAAGCCCACGCCAACCTCGACGAACCGTACTGA